One window of the Candidatus Zixiibacteriota bacterium genome contains the following:
- the murB gene encoding UDP-N-acetylenolpyruvoylglucosamine reductase yields the protein MISEPASQTAIMKFMEQFNRLAEKNRSLADLNTFGTGGQAKLYARVHSTGELSAVVKAAVELKIPYFMLGGGSNLLISDDGYDGLIIHNCISGMELQEDQISCGAGEKLQSLVNFSAENSLTGLEFATGIWGTVGGAIFGNAGAYGSEVGSVLISAELVDNNGNARTEAAEYFEFNYRWSKLKQTREFVTRARFALKKGDKEKIRLKIDEVMKARLAKLPEVEHSAGCFFKNIPDPTQPYGKLPAGKLLEEIGAKGLSFGGAYVFQKHANILVSDGTAHSKDIYHLAEILKEKVKAKFGIELSEEITYLGNF from the coding sequence ATGATTTCAGAACCGGCCTCACAAACGGCGATTATGAAATTTATGGAGCAGTTTAATAGGTTGGCGGAAAAAAACAGATCTCTCGCAGATTTGAATACTTTTGGAACCGGCGGGCAGGCGAAACTTTATGCTCGCGTACATTCAACAGGCGAACTCTCTGCCGTTGTGAAAGCCGCCGTGGAACTCAAGATCCCCTATTTTATGCTGGGGGGCGGTTCCAATTTGCTGATTTCCGACGACGGATATGACGGCCTGATTATTCACAACTGTATTTCCGGAATGGAACTGCAGGAAGATCAGATTTCATGTGGCGCCGGCGAAAAACTACAGTCACTTGTCAATTTTTCCGCGGAAAATAGCCTAACCGGCCTGGAATTTGCCACTGGTATATGGGGTACGGTCGGTGGTGCCATTTTCGGAAATGCCGGGGCCTATGGCTCGGAAGTAGGGAGTGTACTGATATCGGCGGAACTCGTTGATAATAATGGGAATGCGCGGACGGAGGCGGCCGAATATTTCGAATTCAACTACCGTTGGTCCAAACTGAAGCAAACCCGGGAATTTGTCACCCGGGCCAGATTTGCACTGAAAAAGGGCGACAAAGAGAAAATAAGACTCAAAATTGATGAGGTCATGAAGGCGAGATTGGCAAAATTGCCGGAAGTAGAACATTCAGCCGGGTGCTTTTTCAAAAATATTCCTGATCCCACTCAACCCTACGGAAAGCTCCCCGCCGGCAAATTACTAGAAGAGATCGGCGCCAAAGGTCTTAGTTTTGGAGGCGCTTATGTCTTCCAAAAACATGCTAACATTCTTGTCAGCGACGGCACCGCCCATTCTAAGGATATTTATCATCTGGCCGAAATATTGAAAGAGAAAGTGAAAGCCAAGTTCGGCATAGAACTAAGCGAGGAAATAACCTACCTCGGAAACTTTTAA
- a CDS encoding hypothetical protein (Evidence 5 : Unknown function): MNDPESKMDANFFQLVISLQIASMQYLGKIASPISGKVERNLDQAKVSIDMLAMLSEKTKGNLNSDEEEFLSTALYDLRLNYLDESSKPQPESGDDAASDAGSSGQ, translated from the coding sequence ATGAACGATCCCGAATCGAAAATGGATGCGAACTTTTTTCAACTTGTCATTTCCCTGCAAATAGCATCCATGCAGTATCTGGGTAAAATTGCCTCTCCGATTTCGGGAAAGGTGGAGCGGAACCTGGATCAGGCGAAAGTTTCTATAGATATGCTGGCCATGCTCTCGGAAAAAACAAAGGGCAATCTTAATTCCGACGAAGAGGAATTTCTGTCCACGGCCCTTTATGATTTGCGGCTCAATTATCTCGACGAATCCTCGAAACCGCAGCCGGAATCCGGCGATGATGCCGCTTCCGATGCCGGTTCCTCTGGCCAATAG
- the recG gene encoding ATP-dependent DNA helicase RecG: protein MVEMRFNSEIQYLKGVGPRRAAALAHVGISTLGDLLHFLPRRYIDRTMITPIGSLKANMTATIIGKVLGKGILKGKRQRLEVVIGDESGYIALIWFAGIRFLEKAFSKGEIYAVTGPVTYFQQLQMVHPEIEHIEDADSQLLHAGRIVPVYPSTAELKESGLSGRVMRQIINRALETVQNNIADHLPARYLNEYQQWPLERAVQNIHYPENMESIELARKRLAFDELLQLQYMILNARRNYTSVSKKHHYVDAGRKLKKFTASLPFKLTDSQVEAIKEILGDMKGERPMHRLLQGDVGCGKTVVAMLASVFAAESDLQVAFMAPTELLAEQHFRNWRGPLADVEIESSLLIGKQTKADRTEIAESLHDGKISIIFGTHALLSEPVQFNNLGLVVIDEQHRFGVLQRGKLIAKGEHPDTLVMTATPIPRTLALTLYGDLDITSIRSLPPGRQPSKTVWRSAASRPDIYKFLRSKLKSGEQIFFIYPLVEKSDKIDLQAAEEEYQRIKESVFPDFRVGLVHGRIKKETRERAIADFRSGKLDILVATTVIEVGIDIPSASIMVIEHAERFGLSQLHQLRGRVGRGGKPGMTIAIAVPPVSDIARERLDLFVSTGDGFKIAEADLSLRGPGEFFGTRQHGLPELKIANLSIDTDLLPITRKIAIHLLADDKNLDREEEHLLLYLGKSAEFRQALSRFG from the coding sequence ATGGTCGAAATGAGGTTCAATTCAGAAATCCAGTACCTCAAAGGTGTCGGTCCGCGACGTGCCGCCGCTCTCGCGCATGTCGGTATTTCCACGCTGGGCGATCTGCTCCACTTCCTGCCTCGCCGCTATATCGACCGCACCATGATTACCCCAATCGGCTCTCTCAAGGCCAATATGACCGCCACTATAATCGGAAAAGTTCTTGGCAAGGGAATTCTAAAAGGAAAAAGGCAGCGTCTGGAAGTCGTCATCGGGGATGAATCCGGCTATATTGCTCTTATCTGGTTTGCCGGTATTCGTTTTCTGGAAAAGGCCTTTTCCAAAGGTGAAATTTATGCTGTGACCGGCCCGGTAACTTATTTCCAACAACTCCAGATGGTTCATCCTGAAATCGAACATATCGAAGATGCCGACAGCCAATTGCTGCATGCCGGGCGCATTGTTCCCGTTTATCCCTCGACGGCAGAACTAAAGGAAAGCGGCCTATCGGGACGCGTCATGCGGCAAATTATTAATCGGGCCCTGGAAACGGTTCAAAATAATATCGCTGATCATTTGCCTGCCCGTTATTTAAATGAGTATCAACAATGGCCATTGGAGCGGGCCGTTCAGAATATCCATTATCCGGAAAATATGGAGAGTATTGAATTGGCCCGGAAACGACTCGCCTTCGACGAACTCCTGCAACTGCAATATATGATATTGAACGCTCGCCGGAATTACACTTCAGTCAGCAAAAAACATCATTATGTCGATGCGGGACGAAAATTGAAGAAATTCACTGCCTCTCTTCCCTTTAAGTTGACCGACTCCCAGGTAGAAGCGATAAAAGAAATTTTGGGCGACATGAAAGGCGAACGCCCCATGCACCGCCTTCTTCAGGGCGATGTCGGATGCGGTAAAACGGTGGTGGCCATGCTGGCTTCCGTCTTTGCCGCCGAAAGTGATCTGCAAGTGGCCTTTATGGCCCCGACGGAACTCCTGGCCGAACAGCACTTCCGTAACTGGCGCGGGCCGCTGGCAGATGTTGAAATTGAGTCATCCCTGTTGATAGGCAAACAGACGAAAGCCGACCGAACCGAAATCGCGGAAAGTCTGCACGACGGGAAAATATCAATAATCTTCGGAACCCATGCTCTTCTTTCGGAACCGGTTCAATTCAACAATCTCGGACTCGTCGTAATCGACGAACAGCACCGCTTTGGCGTCCTTCAAAGGGGAAAATTGATTGCCAAAGGGGAACATCCCGATACCCTCGTGATGACCGCGACTCCGATCCCCCGAACCCTCGCGCTTACGCTCTACGGTGACCTCGATATTACCTCTATCAGGTCTCTTCCGCCGGGACGGCAACCGTCAAAGACTGTTTGGCGCTCGGCCGCATCCCGCCCCGATATCTACAAATTTCTGAGAAGCAAATTAAAAAGCGGGGAGCAGATTTTCTTTATTTATCCTCTGGTGGAAAAGTCGGACAAAATAGATCTGCAGGCCGCCGAAGAGGAATACCAAAGAATCAAAGAATCCGTATTCCCCGATTTTCGCGTCGGCCTGGTGCACGGACGGATAAAAAAAGAAACTCGCGAAAGAGCGATTGCCGATTTTCGGAGCGGAAAACTGGATATACTTGTCGCCACCACCGTGATTGAGGTCGGTATTGATATCCCTTCGGCCTCGATTATGGTCATCGAACATGCCGAACGATTCGGGCTTTCGCAACTGCATCAATTGCGGGGACGGGTCGGGCGCGGGGGAAAGCCGGGGATGACAATTGCCATTGCGGTTCCCCCGGTGAGCGATATCGCCCGCGAAAGACTCGATCTGTTCGTGTCTACAGGTGACGGCTTTAAAATCGCGGAAGCCGATCTGTCGCTTCGCGGCCCCGGCGAATTTTTCGGCACCCGCCAACATGGACTTCCCGAGTTGAAAATCGCCAATCTCTCAATTGATACCGATCTTTTGCCGATAACCAGAAAGATTGCGATACATTTGCTGGCCGATGACAAAAACCTTGACAGGGAAGAAGAGCATTTGCTACTCTATCTGGGGAAATCGGCTGAATTCCGGCAGGCCCTTTCCCGCTTCGGCTGA
- a CDS encoding conserved exported hypothetical protein (Evidence 4 : Unknown function but conserved in other organisms) produces the protein MKKLTTVAGIVLWGILLINGAALAAGWDKAFDLSLNATQSSYSDSWVGGEAGNFTWVANGNGTFSKQLSPLFNLKNTSKLAFGQTLSQDKDTKKWSKPAKSTDQIDIETVGLFTIQAFIQPYVAFRFESQFLDASVTNHNRYINPMLLTESAGLARQILKKEKNEIMTRVGFAFKENINRTLIQDQVDTSLYSTKSVTATDGGVESVTDAKLVLSDKLGYIGKLSLFKAFFFSKKNDYKGTPEENYWKAVKVNWENSLVASVSKYVQVVFYTQWLYEKQVSLKGRLKETLALGMTYKLF, from the coding sequence ATGAAAAAACTGACGACGGTGGCAGGTATCGTTCTTTGGGGCATCTTATTAATAAATGGAGCGGCTCTGGCGGCCGGATGGGACAAAGCGTTCGACCTTTCTCTCAACGCCACGCAGAGCAGTTATTCCGACAGCTGGGTGGGGGGCGAAGCCGGCAATTTCACCTGGGTAGCGAACGGGAACGGAACGTTCAGCAAGCAACTCTCGCCGCTTTTCAATTTGAAAAATACCAGCAAATTGGCCTTCGGACAGACGCTCAGCCAGGATAAGGATACCAAGAAGTGGTCCAAGCCGGCGAAATCGACCGATCAGATTGATATCGAAACCGTGGGACTTTTCACTATTCAGGCCTTTATTCAGCCCTATGTAGCGTTCCGATTCGAAAGCCAGTTTCTGGACGCATCGGTAACCAATCACAACCGCTACATCAATCCGATGCTGTTGACGGAGTCGGCCGGTCTGGCGCGACAGATTTTGAAAAAAGAGAAAAATGAAATTATGACGCGTGTCGGTTTCGCGTTCAAGGAAAATATTAATCGGACCTTGATTCAGGATCAGGTTGATACATCGTTATATTCCACCAAGAGCGTCACGGCAACCGACGGCGGAGTGGAGTCGGTTACCGACGCCAAACTGGTGTTAAGCGATAAACTCGGTTATATCGGGAAATTGAGTCTTTTCAAAGCCTTTTTCTTTTCCAAAAAAAATGACTATAAAGGAACACCGGAAGAGAATTACTGGAAGGCCGTAAAAGTAAATTGGGAAAACTCGCTGGTGGCGTCGGTCTCCAAATATGTGCAGGTGGTATTCTATACGCAGTGGTTGTATGAAAAACAGGTCAGTCTAAAGGGGCGGCTTAAAGAAACCCTGGCCCTAGGCATGACGTATAAATTGTTTTAG
- the pyrC gene encoding Dihydroorotase, which yields MKETNYDMAIKGGMVIDPAIGFGNEADIFIKDGRIAAIIKHEDTRKKDLVGISKENIIDASSKLVVPGLIDMHVHLREPGREDEETIITGCRAAAAGGFTSLCCMPNTNPTIDNQETVKFVHSRAERADARVYVIGAITKSLKGEELAEIGDLVNAGAVGISDDGKYLQNPELMRRALEYAKMFGIPVISHAEDRYLCEGGVMNESYESTRLGMKGRPAVGEEIAVLRDIRLCAFTGGRLHIAHISTAGAVKAVRQAKAEGVNVTAEACPQHFCLTDDEIGKEFNTNLRVNPPIRTQKDVDAVIEGLIDGTIDCIASDHAPHAEEEKDVEFDQAPSGMIGLETTLGLVKTRLIDKGFLSWADAIAKMTFNPARILNLPAGTLEVGKVADITIIDPEKKWTVKKENFRSKSKNSPFIGWKLSGRVEGTILGGRIVYNLK from the coding sequence ATGAAGGAAACTAATTACGATATGGCCATAAAAGGTGGCATGGTCATCGACCCCGCCATCGGTTTCGGCAACGAGGCCGACATTTTTATCAAGGATGGCCGCATTGCCGCCATCATTAAACATGAGGATACCCGCAAGAAGGACCTGGTCGGTATTTCCAAAGAAAATATTATCGATGCTTCATCCAAATTGGTCGTTCCCGGTCTTATCGACATGCATGTTCACCTTCGGGAACCGGGACGGGAAGATGAGGAGACCATAATTACCGGTTGCCGGGCCGCGGCCGCCGGGGGCTTCACCTCTCTCTGCTGTATGCCCAATACCAATCCGACTATCGATAATCAGGAAACGGTGAAGTTCGTGCATTCCCGCGCCGAAAGGGCCGACGCTCGCGTTTATGTCATCGGAGCAATTACCAAATCGCTCAAAGGTGAGGAGCTGGCAGAAATCGGTGATCTGGTCAATGCCGGCGCCGTCGGCATTTCCGATGACGGCAAATATTTACAGAATCCGGAACTGATGCGGCGCGCCCTCGAATATGCGAAAATGTTCGGAATTCCCGTCATTTCTCATGCCGAGGACAGGTATCTTTGTGAGGGTGGCGTCATGAATGAATCATATGAATCAACCCGGCTCGGGATGAAAGGGCGCCCCGCGGTCGGCGAGGAAATTGCGGTCCTTCGTGATATCCGTCTTTGCGCTTTTACTGGAGGAAGATTGCACATCGCCCATATAAGTACCGCCGGGGCCGTCAAGGCCGTCAGGCAGGCTAAGGCCGAAGGCGTCAATGTCACTGCCGAGGCCTGTCCCCAGCATTTTTGCCTGACTGATGACGAGATCGGCAAGGAGTTCAACACTAATCTCCGCGTCAATCCGCCTATCCGGACCCAGAAGGATGTCGATGCTGTTATCGAAGGTTTGATCGATGGCACCATCGATTGCATCGCCTCCGATCATGCTCCCCATGCCGAAGAAGAAAAGGATGTGGAATTTGATCAGGCGCCTTCCGGTATGATCGGATTGGAGACGACCCTTGGCCTGGTCAAAACCCGCCTGATCGACAAAGGATTCCTTTCTTGGGCCGATGCCATTGCCAAGATGACCTTCAATCCCGCCCGCATCCTTAATCTGCCGGCCGGGACCCTGGAAGTAGGCAAAGTGGCCGACATCACCATCATCGATCCGGAGAAGAAATGGACCGTGAAAAAAGAAAACTTTCGCTCCAAATCAAAAAATTCCCCGTTTATAGGATGGAAATTATCGGGGCGGGTCGAAGGCACTATTCTCGGCGGACGAATTGTATATAATTTGAAATGA
- the pyrB gene encoding Aspartate carbamoyltransferase — translation MALKSRHLLGLEGMSPDEITLILDTAESFREIIERPIKKVPTLRGMTVLNLFYEPSTRTRISFELAEKRLSADTVSFTPGTSSVKKGETLKDTVRNIEAMKIDMVVVRHASSGVPYFLTQCIESNIINAGDGAHEHPTQGLLDMFTIRRKYKKLKGLRIVLVGDIKHSRVVRSNIWGLKAMGASVALCGPSTLLPVDVEQFGADVFTNLDEAIDGADVVNIMRIQLERQQAGLFPSQREYTNLFGMTAERLKLLNKNYTIMHPGPMNRGVEITNDVADSDSSVILDQVTNGQAVRMAVLYLLSGKKEEGEEE, via the coding sequence ATGGCCCTGAAGTCCCGCCATTTGCTCGGTCTGGAGGGAATGAGCCCCGACGAAATCACGCTCATATTGGATACCGCTGAATCTTTCCGGGAAATTATCGAACGACCCATAAAGAAGGTTCCGACCCTGCGCGGCATGACGGTCCTAAATCTCTTCTATGAGCCCTCGACCCGCACTCGTATTTCCTTCGAACTGGCCGAGAAGCGACTTTCTGCCGATACCGTCAGTTTTACTCCCGGAACTTCCTCCGTGAAAAAAGGGGAGACCCTTAAGGACACGGTTCGTAATATCGAAGCGATGAAAATTGATATGGTTGTTGTCCGTCACGCCTCATCCGGCGTCCCGTATTTTCTCACCCAGTGCATCGAGTCGAATATCATTAATGCCGGCGACGGCGCTCATGAACACCCGACCCAGGGCCTTCTCGATATGTTCACCATCCGGCGCAAATACAAAAAGCTGAAAGGACTGCGGATAGTCCTGGTCGGCGACATTAAGCATTCCCGTGTCGTTCGTTCCAATATCTGGGGCCTGAAGGCCATGGGGGCTTCTGTCGCCCTTTGCGGACCGTCGACTCTGCTCCCTGTGGACGTCGAGCAATTCGGCGCTGATGTCTTTACCAATCTCGATGAAGCCATCGATGGCGCCGATGTCGTCAATATCATGCGCATCCAGTTGGAACGCCAGCAGGCCGGGCTCTTTCCCTCCCAGCGGGAATACACTAATCTGTTCGGCATGACCGCCGAAAGGCTCAAATTACTCAATAAAAATTACACCATTATGCACCCCGGCCCGATGAATCGCGGCGTCGAAATCACCAATGATGTGGCCGACAGTGACTCCTCTGTCATTCTCGATCAAGTCACCAACGGACAGGCGGTTCGTATGGCCGTGCTGTATCTTCTATCAGGCAAGAAAGAAGAAGGGGAGGAGGAATAA
- the pyrR gene encoding Bifunctional protein PyrR (Includes: Pyrimidine operon regulatory protein; Uracil phosphoribosyltransferase) has translation MLKEKIETVMNEKDIDRAVTRISHEILEKNSGAESLVLIGILSRGADVAKRIAANIKAVEGVAVPVGLMDINLYRDDIHTKLDQPVIQRTEILFDVVDRNVILVDDVLYTGRTIRAALDQIIDFGRPRSIQLAVLVDRGHRELPIRPDYVGKNIPTQNDDRVLVRLREKDGKEMVIVVKSGMKKPVPKQLAAKKSKGKGGRK, from the coding sequence TTGCTCAAAGAAAAAATAGAAACGGTGATGAACGAAAAGGATATTGACCGAGCCGTCACTCGAATATCCCACGAGATTCTCGAAAAAAACAGCGGCGCCGAATCGCTGGTTCTGATCGGTATTTTGAGCCGCGGGGCCGACGTGGCCAAAAGAATTGCCGCCAATATCAAGGCCGTCGAGGGCGTTGCCGTCCCGGTCGGACTTATGGATATAAATCTTTATCGCGATGATATTCATACCAAGCTCGATCAGCCGGTGATTCAGAGAACTGAGATTCTATTTGATGTCGTCGATCGCAATGTTATTCTGGTCGATGATGTTCTCTATACCGGGCGCACCATCCGCGCCGCTCTGGATCAAATAATTGATTTTGGCCGGCCCCGTTCCATTCAGTTGGCGGTGCTGGTCGACCGCGGTCACCGGGAATTGCCGATCCGGCCCGACTATGTTGGCAAGAACATCCCCACCCAAAATGACGACCGGGTGCTCGTCCGGCTCAGAGAAAAAGACGGGAAAGAGATGGTCATCGTGGTCAAGTCCGGCATGAAAAAACCGGTTCCGAAACAACTTGCCGCGAAAAAATCAAAAGGGAAAGGGGGGAGGAAATAA
- a CDS encoding putative Cobalt transport protein ATP-binding subunit (Evidence 3 : Putative function from multiple computational evidences) produces the protein MIRFSNVAYAHPDGAVVLDGVDLQIAAGEKVAVIGRNGSGKTTFALMLNGIYRAFSGEIIVAGLNPLEPANNAALKSTVGVVFQNPDNQLVSTTVEREVAFTLENLNIRHPDLKKRVDEILHFFGLYDLRNRLTAELSGGEKQKTALAAVMVADPKILVLDEPGSYLDESGKNILNQALNRLIENNPQLTVLRITQYAYVTEDYKRLLVFHKGRIVADRSPFEIFGDYELCSTAGINVPLSYRIESNRDFPQNDPGIHSSIDNNSELKSIVLEDVSYAYDEQDSLLFEEINFKLTNNKVYGIVGPSGSGKSTLIQLMAGLLKPLSGAVKYGGFRPEPGRLAVSFQHPERQFFLETVEKEIRFGAENLGLENIDSVAEECYSLAGLSPDLFANRDPFTLSGGEKRRLAFAAILSLQPSFIFFDEPTCGLDADGIELFKATVGRLKAKGVGVIIVSHHGNIVLDLVDEIIPIVRGGVPLAYKKEDFFRKFDYSGFLSTPELIKYQLDKFRKINYFTEKELAAGIAKKGKNSSQTSLDFS, from the coding sequence ATGATTAGATTTTCCAATGTTGCCTATGCTCATCCCGACGGTGCCGTCGTTCTCGACGGTGTTGATCTGCAAATTGCCGCCGGGGAAAAGGTTGCCGTAATCGGGCGGAACGGTTCGGGAAAAACGACTTTCGCCTTGATGCTGAACGGTATCTACAGGGCTTTTTCGGGAGAAATAATAGTTGCCGGCCTCAATCCCTTGGAACCGGCAAACAATGCCGCTTTGAAATCAACGGTCGGAGTGGTATTTCAAAATCCCGATAATCAACTGGTTTCGACTACGGTCGAAAGGGAAGTCGCCTTCACGCTGGAAAATCTTAATATTCGCCATCCCGATTTGAAAAAGCGCGTTGACGAAATTCTACATTTCTTCGGGCTTTATGATTTACGGAACCGCCTTACGGCTGAACTGTCGGGCGGTGAAAAGCAAAAGACCGCGTTGGCGGCAGTGATGGTTGCCGACCCTAAAATTTTGGTTCTCGATGAACCCGGTTCATACCTCGATGAATCAGGAAAGAATATTTTAAACCAGGCCCTCAATCGATTAATCGAAAATAATCCCCAACTTACTGTTCTGAGAATAACTCAATATGCCTATGTGACGGAAGATTACAAACGGCTGCTGGTCTTCCACAAAGGAAGAATTGTGGCGGACCGTTCTCCTTTCGAAATCTTCGGAGATTATGAACTTTGCAGCACCGCGGGAATTAATGTCCCGCTGTCTTATCGGATTGAGAGCAATCGTGATTTCCCCCAAAATGACCCCGGGATTCATTCTTCAATAGATAATAATTCGGAATTAAAATCAATCGTGTTAGAGGATGTCTCATACGCCTACGATGAACAAGATTCGTTGCTGTTTGAAGAAATCAATTTCAAACTGACAAATAATAAAGTCTATGGAATTGTGGGGCCTTCCGGAAGCGGCAAAAGCACCTTAATTCAATTAATGGCCGGGCTATTGAAACCGCTTTCCGGGGCGGTAAAATATGGGGGGTTTAGACCGGAACCGGGCCGCCTCGCGGTATCCTTTCAACACCCGGAGCGGCAATTCTTTCTGGAAACGGTCGAAAAAGAAATCCGTTTCGGCGCTGAAAATCTGGGACTTGAAAATATCGACTCAGTCGCCGAGGAATGTTACTCCCTTGCCGGCCTCTCCCCGGATTTATTTGCCAACCGCGACCCGTTTACACTTTCGGGAGGGGAGAAGCGGCGCCTCGCCTTTGCCGCCATCCTTTCCCTTCAGCCATCGTTTATTTTCTTCGATGAACCGACTTGCGGCCTTGATGCCGATGGGATCGAGCTTTTTAAGGCCACGGTCGGCCGCCTGAAAGCCAAGGGCGTCGGCGTAATTATTGTCTCTCACCATGGGAACATCGTTCTCGATTTGGTCGACGAAATAATCCCAATTGTAAGAGGAGGGGTTCCCCTCGCCTATAAAAAGGAAGACTTTTTTCGAAAGTTCGATTACTCCGGTTTTCTTTCAACTCCGGAACTCATAAAATACCAGCTCGACAAATTCCGCAAAATCAATTACTTCACGGAAAAGGAATTGGCCGCCGGAATAGCAAAGAAGGGCAAGAATTCCTCGCAGACTTCTCTCGATTTTTCCTGA
- the gcvPB gene encoding putative glycine dehydrogenase (decarboxylating) subunit 2 (Evidence 3 : Putative function from multiple computational evidences) translates to MNDKILIYEKSVPGRIGASLPETGADENEILGLIPEKHRRSEDALLPESTEGEVMRHFVALSVKNHHIDKGFYPLGSCTMKYNPKLNDVAASMPGFINQHPLAPCRTAAGSLQIMSEMEDYLKEISGFAAISLQPVAGAHGEFAGLLIIRAYHKDKGKIRKKVLIPDSAHGTNPASVTMVGYEAVQIKSNEKGMITPEAVAAAIDDETAALMITNPNTLGLFESEIVKVAEVVHRAGALLYMDGANLNAQLGVVKPGQIGFDVLHFNLHKTFSTPHGGGGPGAGAVAVVEKLAPFLPVPVISRKTDENNRLFLDYDRPKSIGRMHSFYGNFANIIRAYAYIRSLGAVGLRRVSENAVLNANYLRVLLHDEFEVPYDRTCMHEFVLSCDRQKKFGVKGLDIAKRLLDYGYHAPTVYFPLIVHEAFMIEPTETESRETLESFAATLIAISKEAEKDPEMIRHAPYSTPVRRLDEVKAARELDVCYRN, encoded by the coding sequence ATGAATGACAAAATATTGATTTATGAAAAATCGGTTCCGGGACGAATCGGTGCTTCTCTGCCGGAAACCGGCGCCGACGAAAATGAAATCCTGGGGCTGATCCCGGAAAAACACCGGCGGAGCGAAGACGCTTTGTTGCCGGAATCAACTGAAGGGGAGGTCATGCGGCACTTTGTCGCGCTCTCGGTCAAAAATCATCATATCGACAAGGGCTTCTATCCCCTCGGATCCTGCACCATGAAATATAATCCTAAGTTGAATGATGTCGCCGCCTCCATGCCCGGATTCATTAATCAGCATCCGCTTGCGCCTTGCCGGACCGCGGCCGGTTCTTTGCAGATTATGTCTGAAATGGAAGACTATCTTAAGGAAATCTCCGGTTTTGCCGCCATATCGCTTCAGCCGGTGGCGGGGGCCCATGGGGAATTTGCCGGTCTGCTCATTATCCGCGCCTATCATAAGGATAAGGGTAAAATCAGGAAAAAGGTACTTATCCCTGATTCGGCTCACGGTACCAATCCGGCCTCGGTGACCATGGTCGGATATGAAGCCGTTCAAATAAAATCCAACGAGAAGGGCATGATTACTCCCGAAGCGGTCGCGGCCGCCATTGACGACGAAACTGCTGCGCTGATGATAACCAACCCCAACACACTTGGCCTTTTTGAATCCGAAATTGTGAAAGTGGCCGAGGTAGTGCACCGGGCCGGCGCTTTACTTTATATGGACGGCGCTAACCTGAATGCCCAGTTGGGCGTGGTAAAACCGGGTCAGATTGGTTTTGACGTTCTCCATTTCAATCTGCATAAAACCTTTTCCACTCCCCATGGCGGTGGTGGGCCGGGCGCCGGTGCCGTCGCCGTTGTGGAGAAATTGGCTCCTTTCCTTCCGGTGCCGGTAATTTCCCGGAAAACCGATGAGAACAACCGCCTGTTTCTCGACTACGATCGCCCCAAGTCGATCGGCAGGATGCACAGTTTTTACGGCAATTTCGCCAATATCATTCGCGCCTATGCCTATATCCGATCCCTTGGAGCGGTTGGACTGAGGCGGGTTTCAGAAAATGCCGTCCTCAATGCCAATTATTTGCGTGTGCTGCTGCACGATGAATTCGAAGTTCCCTATGATCGAACCTGTATGCACGAATTTGTCCTTTCCTGCGACCGCCAAAAGAAATTCGGCGTAAAAGGATTGGATATCGCCAAGAGACTGCTCGATTATGGCTACCATGCTCCCACTGTATACTTCCCGCTGATTGTCCATGAGGCCTTTATGATCGAGCCCACCGAAACCGAAAGCCGGGAAACCTTGGAATCGTTTGCTGCCACCTTGATTGCCATTTCCAAAGAAGCAGAAAAAGACCCCGAAATGATCAGACATGCTCCTTATAGCACTCCCGTCCGCCGTCTTGACGAAGTCAAAGCGGCGCGTGAACTTGATGTTTGTTATAGGAATTGA